The following are encoded in a window of Desulfosporosinus sp. Sb-LF genomic DNA:
- the rlmN gene encoding 23S rRNA (adenine(2503)-C(2))-methyltransferase RlmN, whose protein sequence is MTKKSIYGLTFDQLVAWLLGYSHKKSRAIQVWDWLYRKRVTHFSEMLNVNQECLQLLADHFVLQSLSEHYKQESTDGTIKFLFKLRDDNLIETVLMRHKFGLSVCVTTQVGCNIGCSFCASGLLTKNRDLSCGEIVEQIIQVQHHLDHAKQDEKVTHVVVMGIGEPFDNFNNVVNSLQIIKDHKGLAIGGRHITVSTSGLADKIYEFADTNLQVNLAISLHAPTNELRTQIMKINSAYPIDVLMQAVDYYLKTSNRRITLEYILLKDLNDQREHALQLAALIGDKLHLTNINLIPYNPVDEHSQYQRSEQETMLAFYDTLKKQGINCSIRLEHGADIDAACGQLRSKKIKSMTP, encoded by the coding sequence GTGACTAAAAAATCTATCTATGGATTAACCTTTGATCAACTCGTAGCATGGTTGTTGGGATATTCACATAAAAAGTCTCGGGCAATACAAGTCTGGGATTGGCTTTATAGGAAGCGGGTGACCCACTTCTCAGAAATGTTGAATGTTAATCAAGAGTGTCTTCAATTATTAGCGGACCATTTTGTTCTTCAATCATTAAGTGAACACTATAAGCAAGAATCGACGGATGGCACGATTAAGTTTTTGTTCAAGTTGAGAGATGATAATCTGATTGAAACGGTCTTGATGAGGCATAAATTCGGTTTATCGGTCTGTGTTACAACCCAAGTAGGCTGTAACATTGGCTGTAGTTTTTGTGCTAGTGGGTTATTAACAAAAAATCGCGATTTATCGTGTGGCGAAATCGTAGAACAGATTATACAAGTCCAACATCATCTGGATCATGCGAAACAAGATGAAAAAGTGACACACGTTGTGGTGATGGGGATTGGCGAGCCCTTTGATAATTTTAATAATGTCGTAAACTCGTTACAGATTATTAAAGATCACAAAGGACTTGCCATTGGTGGCAGGCATATTACCGTTTCGACCAGTGGCTTAGCCGATAAAATATATGAATTCGCCGATACCAATTTACAGGTGAATCTTGCGATCTCATTACATGCGCCGACGAACGAACTTCGGACACAGATCATGAAAATAAACAGCGCCTATCCAATCGACGTATTAATGCAGGCTGTTGACTACTATTTGAAAACATCGAATCGTAGAATTACGTTGGAATATATTTTACTCAAGGATCTGAATGATCAGAGGGAACATGCCCTTCAACTTGCGGCCCTGATTGGGGATAAGCTACATCTCACAAATATCAACTTAATTCCTTACAATCCGGTGGATGAACATAGTCAATACCAAAGAAGCGAGCAAGAGACGATGCTGGCTTTTTATGATACGTTGAAAAAGCAAGGAATTAATTGCAGTATCCGTCTTGAACATGGGGCAGATATCGATGCTGCTTGTGGGCAGTTAAGAAGCAAAAAAATCAAATCTATGACTCCGTAA
- a CDS encoding RluA family pseudouridine synthase, which produces MKSYTAYPIVEEHQGLTVEVYLKQILKYSGRKIQKLTRQKGILLNKKAVFLQKNVKKGDILRVLTLEDSSYGVEPEPGPIEPLYEDSYLIVLNKPSGLLVHPTGQTSQGTLSNYLAHYYQQQGAICTVRPIHRLDRETSGCVVFAKDSQTQAQLEKFLKEGSLKRTYKAVVDGILDPPVGTINAPIGPHPTKPNRRAINQKGDQAITHYKTVQSFSRASLLELTLATGRTHQIRVHLTHIGHPIIGDRMYGKSSALISGQALHAFSLHFPHPVEPLEIAVEAQFPASFLRVIENYSKIEG; this is translated from the coding sequence ATGAAGTCATATACTGCATACCCAATCGTTGAGGAGCATCAGGGCCTGACGGTTGAGGTTTACTTAAAACAGATTCTGAAATATTCGGGAAGAAAAATCCAAAAGCTGACCCGGCAAAAGGGAATTTTGCTGAACAAAAAAGCCGTCTTCTTGCAAAAGAACGTTAAAAAGGGAGATATTTTGCGCGTTTTGACTCTTGAGGACTCATCCTACGGGGTCGAACCAGAGCCAGGGCCAATCGAACCATTATATGAAGATAGCTATCTAATCGTCTTGAACAAGCCCTCCGGTCTTCTGGTGCACCCGACAGGCCAAACTTCCCAGGGTACGTTAAGCAATTACCTTGCTCATTATTATCAACAACAGGGAGCCATCTGCACAGTTCGTCCAATCCACCGTCTGGACAGAGAGACTTCGGGGTGTGTTGTATTTGCCAAAGACAGCCAAACCCAAGCCCAATTAGAGAAATTCCTGAAGGAAGGAAGCCTAAAGCGCACTTACAAAGCCGTGGTGGATGGAATTCTGGACCCTCCCGTCGGCACAATCAATGCGCCGATTGGCCCCCATCCCACTAAGCCGAACCGTCGTGCGATCAACCAAAAAGGGGATCAAGCCATAACACACTATAAGACTGTTCAAAGCTTTTCCAGAGCTTCCCTCTTGGAACTAACTCTAGCCACCGGCAGGACGCATCAGATCCGTGTTCATTTAACCCATATAGGACACCCCATTATCGGGGACAGGATGTACGGAAAAAGCTCAGCTCTCATTTCCGGTCAAGCCTTACACGCCTTTTCTTTGCACTTCCCGCATCCAGTTGAGCCACTCGAAATTGCGGTCGAAGCTCAGTTCCCAGCAAGCTTTTTACGAGTGATTGAGAATTACTCAAAAATAGAAGGGTAG
- a CDS encoding DNA-formamidopyrimidine glycosylase family protein, which yields MPEIPEMEIYKDYLNRCVKDKRVDAVNVLRIKSVNIESTDFCKVVTGKLIKDIIRRGKYLVFQLDDGHFLLTHMMLDGRLFYVPPENVETLYGPIANPSKKAVISEIVQNNVEDLRQRIKELPGKASVVFGLSDGSMLLFCSLTLGYLHYLAQEQLETKLLKLGSDPLDPNFNAQGFAQLLDGKKGMIKPWLMNPKNIAGVGNAYSNEALFSAGILPTRSISRIDLADKMTLYHSLVSVLQDSIRLGGDMEEHFAPWDDFTGGYNPFFKVYDRADKPCLVCHEAIQKAEVGGRNAFFCSHCQT from the coding sequence ATGCCTGAAATACCTGAGATGGAGATATACAAAGACTATTTGAACCGATGTGTTAAGGATAAACGGGTTGACGCCGTTAATGTCTTACGAATTAAAAGCGTTAACATAGAAAGTACGGATTTTTGCAAGGTCGTTACCGGAAAGCTTATCAAAGATATCATTCGTAGGGGCAAATACCTTGTTTTTCAGCTTGATGATGGCCATTTTCTCCTGACACATATGATGCTTGATGGTAGGCTTTTTTATGTACCCCCAGAAAATGTAGAAACACTTTATGGGCCTATTGCGAACCCATCGAAAAAGGCCGTAATTTCTGAAATTGTCCAGAATAATGTAGAGGATTTACGACAAAGGATTAAGGAACTGCCAGGAAAGGCAAGCGTTGTATTCGGTTTATCGGACGGTTCAATGCTCTTATTCTGTAGTCTCACATTGGGTTATTTACATTACCTTGCGCAGGAGCAGCTTGAGACAAAATTGCTCAAACTGGGAAGCGACCCCTTAGACCCTAACTTTAATGCCCAAGGTTTTGCTCAATTGCTTGATGGTAAAAAGGGTATGATTAAGCCTTGGTTAATGAATCCCAAAAATATCGCTGGAGTGGGTAATGCCTATTCAAATGAAGCTTTGTTTAGTGCGGGCATTTTGCCGACTCGATCGATTTCTAGGATAGATTTAGCTGACAAGATGACGTTATATCATTCCTTGGTCTCCGTTCTTCAGGATTCTATCCGTCTTGGAGGAGATATGGAGGAACATTTTGCACCATGGGATGATTTTACCGGTGGATATAACCCGTTTTTTAAGGTTTATGATCGGGCCGACAAACCGTGTTTAGTTTGCCACGAGGCTATCCAAAAGGCCGAGGTTGGGGGACGAAATGCGTTTTTTTGCTCGCATTGCCAAACATAA
- a CDS encoding hydrogenase small subunit, whose translation MSASESFYQWAQSKGVSRRDFLKFCTITAGLLSLDIGAVPKIVQALESKPRMPVIYLNLQECTCCGESFIRSAHPLVANLILNMISLDYMETLQAAAGEQAEAAKQKTMRDYRGKYLLVVEGSPTLGDGGVYCTIGGKTATSVLQEAADGAAVVIAFGSCATNGCIQAAYPNPTEAVPVRKVVRNRPVIDVPGCPPIAEVITGTIVYYLTFGKIPELTNLGRPRAFYEHRVHDNCNRRAFFDAGQFVEAFDDAGAKQGWCLYKMGCKGPTTYNACAITQWNDGVSYPIKSGHPCIGCSEGNFYDNTPIYTHLAAIPNNVIGRGADKLGLATLGVTGVGILAHAGATAVVKGNEKKEK comes from the coding sequence TTGTCCGCTTCGGAAAGTTTTTATCAATGGGCTCAGAGCAAAGGGGTATCCAGGCGGGATTTTCTAAAATTTTGCACTATAACGGCGGGTTTACTCAGCCTTGACATAGGGGCAGTTCCTAAAATAGTGCAAGCTTTAGAGTCGAAGCCTCGGATGCCCGTAATCTATCTTAATCTTCAAGAGTGTACTTGTTGTGGTGAGTCCTTTATTCGTTCTGCTCATCCATTAGTGGCTAATTTGATTCTTAATATGATCTCGTTGGATTATATGGAAACGCTTCAAGCCGCTGCAGGGGAGCAAGCTGAGGCAGCCAAACAGAAGACAATGCGCGATTATCGAGGAAAGTATTTATTAGTCGTGGAGGGAAGTCCTACCCTAGGGGATGGTGGAGTCTATTGTACCATTGGCGGTAAGACCGCTACAAGTGTTCTCCAAGAGGCTGCTGATGGGGCAGCGGTTGTTATTGCCTTTGGGTCCTGCGCTACGAACGGCTGTATTCAAGCTGCTTACCCTAATCCTACTGAGGCGGTTCCTGTTCGAAAGGTTGTCCGAAATCGACCGGTTATTGATGTGCCCGGTTGTCCTCCAATCGCAGAAGTAATAACTGGTACTATTGTGTACTATCTGACCTTCGGGAAGATCCCAGAATTAACGAATTTAGGTCGGCCTAGGGCTTTCTATGAACACCGCGTCCATGACAATTGTAATCGGAGGGCTTTTTTTGACGCGGGACAGTTTGTGGAAGCCTTCGATGATGCAGGCGCCAAGCAAGGCTGGTGTTTGTATAAAATGGGATGTAAAGGACCTACCACCTACAATGCTTGTGCTATTACCCAGTGGAATGATGGTGTGAGCTATCCCATTAAATCCGGTCACCCTTGTATTGGATGTTCTGAGGGAAATTTTTATGATAATACCCCTATTTACACCCACCTTGCGGCAATTCCTAATAATGTGATCGGTAGGGGGGCTGACAAACTGGGCTTGGCAACCTTAGGTGTAACTGGGGTAGGAATTTTAGCCCACGCTGGGGCTACTGCGGTCGTTAAGGGAAACGAAAAGAAAGAAAAATAG
- a CDS encoding DeoR/GlpR family DNA-binding transcription regulator has protein sequence MSSERQNEIRYLLQEHGILTVTELAQRFNISEMTIRRDLKSLATLGLIQREHGRAIYPPVPPKDTLLMMRMGEAEREKARIGRLAASLISEGDSIILDAGTTTLAIAQALNTKCTVITNSLPIASVLGNLDEITLLLTGGEVRNGTFALVGPMARDVFKGFNADKLFLGATGVNLERGLSTSNMLESEVKQAMLEVAKEVILVAHSAKIGQVSFHTFALWDRVQTLVTDSGLPTSIRAELKSMGINVLIS, from the coding sequence GTGAGTTCAGAAAGGCAGAATGAGATTCGTTACTTACTGCAAGAACATGGGATATTAACCGTGACTGAATTAGCGCAGCGGTTTAATATATCTGAAATGACAATCCGCCGAGATCTCAAGAGCCTTGCCACGTTGGGTTTAATTCAACGGGAACACGGACGAGCAATCTACCCTCCGGTACCCCCAAAGGATACCTTATTAATGATGAGAATGGGCGAGGCTGAACGCGAGAAGGCCAGAATTGGCCGTCTAGCTGCTTCGTTGATCTCAGAAGGAGATTCAATTATTTTAGATGCCGGTACTACAACACTAGCGATTGCACAAGCCCTGAATACAAAATGTACTGTGATTACTAATTCATTGCCTATTGCCAGTGTACTCGGTAATTTGGATGAGATTACGTTGCTATTGACAGGGGGAGAAGTTCGAAACGGCACATTTGCGCTTGTCGGGCCGATGGCAAGAGACGTTTTCAAGGGCTTTAATGCCGATAAGTTGTTCTTGGGAGCTACGGGGGTAAACCTTGAACGGGGTTTGTCGACTTCCAACATGTTAGAATCTGAAGTTAAACAAGCCATGCTTGAAGTAGCCAAGGAAGTAATCCTTGTTGCCCATAGTGCCAAGATAGGGCAAGTTAGTTTTCATACGTTTGCCCTTTGGGATCGTGTGCAAACACTTGTGACCGACTCTGGTCTACCTACAAGCATAAGAGCAGAACTTAAGAGTATGGGCATCAACGTTTTAATTTCCTAA
- a CDS encoding cupin domain-containing protein, with translation MNIEKLSEKIVYMDENLTKRILYNESRILNFVLNFRPGQGVPPHNHEESDLLIHVLVGQGQMGVDGTNHEITQGDVIHCKGSEVFSLTNTGDKDMTCFVVLAPNPSPVYSIEV, from the coding sequence ATGAACATCGAGAAATTATCGGAGAAAATCGTGTATATGGATGAAAACCTTACCAAGAGGATTCTTTATAATGAAAGTAGAATTCTTAACTTTGTTCTAAATTTTAGACCTGGCCAAGGAGTACCTCCTCATAATCATGAAGAAAGCGACCTTCTAATTCATGTACTTGTTGGGCAAGGACAAATGGGGGTCGATGGGACAAATCATGAAATTACTCAAGGTGATGTAATACACTGCAAGGGTTCGGAAGTATTTAGTCTCACAAACACTGGAGATAAAGATATGACATGTTTCGTGGTCCTTGCGCCAAATCCATCACCTGTTTATTCTATAGAAGTATAA
- a CDS encoding peptidoglycan-binding protein: protein MHHDHTPGQSPCPVLREGSSGPAVRNLQHHLIAAGFNPGKIDGIFGPMTRAAVIAFQGSMNLVQDGIVGIKTWTALGVNCHIPPVNHCPTLAIGSSGPAVVKLQGLLKTRGFYTGNVDGIFGPITRAAVISFQGSMCLVQDGIVGIKTWTALGVNCF from the coding sequence TTGCATCATGACCACACTCCAGGCCAATCGCCTTGCCCAGTTTTAAGAGAGGGTTCCTCTGGTCCTGCCGTCAGAAATTTACAACATCACTTGATAGCTGCCGGTTTTAACCCGGGAAAAATTGACGGGATTTTTGGACCGATGACCAGAGCAGCTGTGATCGCTTTTCAAGGGAGCATGAACTTGGTTCAAGATGGAATCGTCGGTATCAAGACCTGGACTGCTCTTGGCGTAAACTGTCACATACCACCGGTCAACCACTGTCCGACTCTTGCAATAGGGAGTTCCGGGCCAGCAGTCGTAAAGCTCCAAGGGTTACTAAAAACAAGAGGATTTTACACAGGCAACGTTGATGGGATTTTCGGACCAATAACTAGAGCAGCTGTAATATCGTTTCAAGGGAGCATGTGCTTAGTCCAAGATGGAATCGTCGGTATCAAGACTTGGACCGCTCTTGGAGTAAATTGTTTTTAG
- a CDS encoding methyltransferase domain-containing protein, with protein sequence MNDNKITKFESELRLAELSPKNSLVKAGFKENMTLCDIGAGTGVFTFPATELSNNDIYALEISDNMLELLSSRMAERNIKNLKLKKVDSTTLPLDNNSCDMAIMVTVLHEVETKEIMLDEIKRILKQKGRLMIIEFHKRKTPMGPSVDQRISEEYVEEISNSKGFKTINKVSLGDNFYSVIFESALN encoded by the coding sequence ATGAATGACAATAAAATTACCAAATTCGAAAGTGAACTAAGGCTAGCAGAACTTAGCCCCAAGAATTCATTAGTAAAAGCAGGATTTAAAGAGAACATGACCCTATGTGACATTGGCGCTGGTACGGGGGTATTTACGTTTCCTGCCACGGAACTAAGCAACAATGATATTTATGCGCTAGAGATCTCCGATAATATGCTAGAATTACTATCGAGTAGAATGGCTGAGCGCAATATTAAAAACCTCAAACTTAAGAAGGTTGATTCTACGACACTTCCCTTAGATAATAATAGCTGTGACATGGCAATTATGGTCACGGTATTGCATGAAGTAGAAACAAAGGAAATAATGCTTGATGAGATCAAGCGAATTTTAAAGCAAAAAGGAAGGCTTATGATCATCGAGTTTCATAAGAGAAAAACACCCATGGGTCCATCCGTTGACCAAAGGATTTCTGAAGAGTATGTAGAAGAAATAAGTAATAGTAAGGGATTTAAAACCATTAATAAAGTTTCATTAGGCGATAATTTCTATAGCGTAATATTTGAATCAGCTCTGAATTAG
- a CDS encoding D-2-hydroxyacid dehydrogenase → MIEKILITGRLYKVMETLLVGKLNKDLRFLPEDGVSESDLKWADAFVSFRPTANFQFGNLKWVHSLGAGVDAFLFNKEWKKDVLLSRTICSFGQKISEYCLSYVLRVIQFHDMFHQSKETKLLKVFEPFAISTQKIVIFGTGSIGQEVARNFRLFGASVIGVSLSGSQNEHFNQVVPIENVGHVLEDANWVINTLPLTPSTFKLFNHEIFKHLRGACFINVGRGLSVDESSLFAALDHKNLRLVVLDVFSNEPLACNSPLWSREEIIITPHISALTSPEAAVDCFLNTLKTIELGKFPLMNQVEVDKGY, encoded by the coding sequence ATGATAGAGAAGATCCTTATTACTGGCCGCCTATACAAGGTTATGGAGACCCTTTTAGTCGGCAAACTCAATAAAGATTTAAGGTTTTTGCCTGAAGACGGAGTTTCAGAGTCTGACCTAAAATGGGCAGATGCTTTCGTTTCTTTTAGACCGACAGCTAACTTCCAGTTTGGGAATTTGAAATGGGTCCACTCACTTGGGGCTGGGGTAGATGCTTTTCTATTCAATAAAGAATGGAAAAAGGACGTGCTTTTATCACGCACTATATGCTCTTTTGGGCAAAAAATTAGTGAGTATTGCCTTAGTTACGTTCTTAGGGTTATACAGTTCCATGATATGTTTCATCAATCAAAAGAGACTAAACTATTGAAGGTCTTTGAACCGTTCGCTATTTCTACTCAAAAAATTGTTATCTTTGGGACTGGGTCGATAGGCCAAGAAGTTGCCAGGAATTTCAGATTGTTTGGAGCCAGTGTAATAGGAGTTTCACTCAGCGGATCACAGAACGAGCATTTTAACCAAGTAGTGCCCATAGAAAATGTTGGTCATGTTCTAGAAGACGCAAATTGGGTGATTAATACTCTTCCGCTAACACCCAGTACGTTTAAATTATTCAACCATGAAATATTTAAACATTTAAGGGGTGCCTGTTTTATCAATGTAGGTCGGGGTTTATCAGTTGACGAGTCTTCCTTATTTGCAGCACTCGATCATAAAAATTTGCGGTTAGTCGTTTTGGATGTCTTCAGTAACGAACCATTGGCTTGTAATTCTCCCCTATGGAGTCGTGAGGAAATAATCATTACTCCGCATATATCGGCCCTAACGTCTCCTGAAGCGGCTGTTGATTGTTTTCTAAACACCCTTAAAACTATCGAACTAGGAAAGTTTCCGTTAATGAACCAAGTAGAAGTGGATAAAGGCTATTAA
- a CDS encoding nickel-dependent hydrogenase large subunit, which produces MSKRIVVDPITRIEGHLRIEAVVDGTKITDALSSGTVFRGIEKIVENRDPRDVWAFVQRICGVCTHIHAIGSIRAVEDALDIRVPKNANLIRNIMTTAQFAHDHVIHFYNLHGFDWIDVVSALKADPQQTSNLAQKISSWPKSSVGYFTDIQKKFKDFVGSGQLGIFANAYWGHPAYRLPPEVNLLGVAHYLEALNWQKEIVKIHTVFGGKNPHPNYLVGGMASAINLDDNDVINIERLNLVKAKIEEAQTFVDQVLIPDLLAIAGFYKNDLYGGGVSNYLAYGGIPTTDIREADSYLFPGGVVLDRDLSKVYDVDLKDPKQIQEFVSHSWYQYDDIHSGLHPWQGRTDPHYDGPRPPYTTLDENKGYSWIKTPRWQGHAMEVGPLARFVVGYARGNQEIKELVDSALRKLDLPVSAVFSTLGRTLARGLETKFCVDHLAGFYAELIANLKAGDSTVFNGQKWEPKTWPSQAQGVGICEAPRGALGHWVKIKDGKVSAYQIVVPSTWNASPRDAQGQKGAYEASLLDTPVVNTDQPLELLRTIHSFDPCLACATHLISPNGEKLSSVL; this is translated from the coding sequence ATGTCCAAGCGAATTGTCGTTGATCCAATTACTCGAATAGAAGGGCATCTACGCATAGAAGCTGTGGTTGATGGTACTAAGATTACCGATGCTTTGAGTTCAGGGACGGTATTTAGAGGAATCGAAAAAATTGTGGAAAATCGAGATCCGCGGGATGTTTGGGCATTTGTCCAACGAATTTGTGGAGTTTGTACGCATATTCATGCTATTGGTTCAATCCGGGCAGTGGAGGATGCTTTAGATATCCGGGTCCCTAAAAATGCGAACTTAATCCGCAATATCATGACAACGGCTCAATTTGCTCATGACCATGTGATCCATTTTTATAACTTACACGGATTTGATTGGATCGATGTCGTGAGTGCCTTGAAAGCTGACCCGCAACAAACCAGTAATTTAGCCCAAAAAATCTCCAGTTGGCCTAAATCCTCTGTCGGTTATTTTACGGATATCCAGAAAAAATTTAAAGACTTTGTCGGTAGCGGTCAGTTGGGTATTTTCGCAAATGCTTACTGGGGTCATCCGGCTTATCGTTTGCCACCAGAAGTGAACCTTTTGGGTGTTGCCCATTATCTTGAAGCCTTAAATTGGCAAAAGGAAATTGTGAAGATACATACTGTATTTGGGGGTAAAAACCCTCATCCTAATTATTTAGTGGGGGGGATGGCTAGTGCTATTAATCTCGATGACAACGATGTCATCAATATAGAACGCTTGAACCTTGTAAAAGCAAAAATCGAGGAGGCTCAGACGTTTGTTGATCAGGTTTTGATTCCGGATTTGTTAGCGATTGCCGGTTTTTATAAAAACGATCTTTATGGGGGCGGGGTTAGCAACTATTTAGCGTATGGCGGGATTCCAACGACGGATATTCGGGAGGCGGATAGTTATTTGTTTCCCGGAGGGGTTGTTCTCGATAGAGATCTCAGTAAAGTCTACGATGTTGATCTTAAGGATCCAAAACAAATTCAGGAGTTTGTCTCCCATTCCTGGTATCAGTATGATGATATACATAGTGGCCTTCATCCTTGGCAAGGTAGGACAGATCCGCATTATGACGGTCCTCGTCCCCCCTATACCACGTTAGACGAAAACAAGGGCTATAGCTGGATAAAAACCCCTCGTTGGCAAGGGCATGCCATGGAAGTGGGTCCGCTAGCACGTTTTGTTGTCGGCTATGCTCGCGGGAACCAAGAAATTAAGGAACTGGTCGATAGTGCCTTGCGTAAACTCGATTTGCCGGTCTCAGCTGTCTTTTCGACGTTGGGTCGAACCTTAGCAAGGGGGTTAGAAACAAAGTTTTGTGTTGACCACTTGGCAGGTTTTTATGCGGAACTTATTGCCAATCTTAAAGCGGGGGATAGTACCGTTTTTAACGGTCAAAAATGGGAACCGAAAACCTGGCCAAGCCAAGCGCAGGGAGTGGGTATTTGTGAAGCACCTCGTGGAGCGTTAGGACATTGGGTTAAGATTAAGGATGGTAAAGTGAGTGCTTATCAGATTGTGGTTCCATCGACTTGGAATGCGTCCCCACGGGATGCCCAAGGACAAAAAGGAGCCTATGAGGCATCGTTGTTAGACACACCTGTTGTGAACACAGATCAACCCTTAGAATTATTACGGACCATTCACTCATTTGATCCTTGCTTGGCTTGTGCAACCCACTTGATTAGTCCCA